One Glycine soja cultivar W05 chromosome 2, ASM419377v2, whole genome shotgun sequence genomic region harbors:
- the LOC114401170 gene encoding uncharacterized protein LOC114401170, translating to MVDMMDISFSNEFCYMSTACSFSQDMCFYSAPTSPSRLKVRTSFGSQTGPTTPRATTHEDDANSNVNEFEFETSRRFNISSRRFNVSVGDLDTETNQKDESPFGDSLQTMAFADELFCDGKVLPLMPPLKLPPRMHQNGDGSIMSTHSSTLTSPRSPGSVLRVRFSRQCLWNDDFDPFMAALEKVREEKRGKPSARHGLRRTRSLSPFRSFNNKCERNVGISKSSQLESHCCDTAQLVCELKKEPLKHVSGRINVLSEPKGLVFARQVRLVGVSNDTTTLERTSVSKVSKETKKDERKRGGFWRRNTKRENIKKFLFGISNMWKANAHHKLEDKMAAQEK from the exons ATGGTGGACATGATGGATATCTCCTTCTCCAACGAGTTCTGCTACATGAGTACTGCATGTAGTTTCAGCCAAGATATGTGCTTCTACAGTGCACCAACTAGTCCTAGCAGGCTCAAAGTAAGAACATCCTTTGGTTCTCAAACTGGCCCCACAACACCAAGAGCAACAACACATGAGGATGATGCAAACTCCAATGTgaatgagtttgaatttgaaaccAGTCGCAG GTTCAATATATCTTCTCGCAGGTTCAATGTTAGTGTCGGTGACTTGGACACCGAGACAAACCAAAAGGATGAGAGCCCTTTTGGGGATTCATTGCAGACTATGGCATTTGCTGATGAGCTATTCTGTGATGGTAAGGTGTTGCCACTAATGCCACCTCTCAAACTTCCTCCAAGGATGCATCAGAATGGGGATGGTAGCATTATGAGCACTCACAGCTCAACACTGACGTCTCCAAGGTCCCCCGGATCGGTGCTTAGGGTTCGGTTTTCACGGCAATGTTTGTGGAATGATGACTTTGATCCCTTCATGGCGGCTTTGGAGAAggtaagagaagaaaagagagggAAACCAAGTGCAAGACATGGTCTCAGGAGGACTAGGTCACTTTCTCCATTCAGGAGCTTCAACAACAAGTGTGAAAGAAATGTGGGAATATCGAAGTCAAGTCAACTTGAGTCACATTGTTGTGACACAGCTCAGCTAGTATGTGAACTTAAGAAAGAGCCATTAAAGCACGTGTCAGGAAGAATAAATGTGCTATCCGAGCCCAAAGGGTTGGTGTTTGCTAGACAGGTGAGACTAGTGGGAGTGAGCAATGACACTACAACCTTGGAGAGGACCTCAGTTTCCAAAGTTTCTAAGGAAACAAAGAAAGatgaaaggaaaagaggtgGTTTTTGGAGAAGGAATACgaagagagaaaatataaagaagtttctctttgggattagTAACATGTGGAAAGCCAATGCTCATCACAAGTTAGAAGATAAAATGGCAGCACAGGAGAAATAA
- the LOC114401165 gene encoding F-box protein At2g26850-like, with product MLLYFITCISFFLFLKPILSLKSLPSWASEVRLISPLFYKDLSVKSISKLFRKRLWLGFLGQIPTRMSLVNKSSKVEIIEDSQDMSVLDLPELVLECILEKLPPPSLCQMAGVCRSLRESCVSDHLWERHMKQKWGRVIGQAAYREWKWHAASKGNVGTLRHGKQRSLLRLVSLSWPFSWMRTKVDANNSIKQQSYLPPDSLMTWYLALETGNFWFPAQVYNRENGHVGFMLSCYDAELSYDPHTDTFQARYPPHGRRAVAVEHGIPWERLRAPPVDTPPHDLHISDCLYDLHPGDHVEIQWRRNKEFPYGWWYGVVGHLEVCDGNENYCRCHSSDTVVLEFNQYNPDSRWGKTTISRRDHREEGNEADGFYGGIRKIKSETEISIWKSIWPSEVLD from the exons ATGCTACTCTACTTTATCACTTGCATCTCCTTCTTTCTGTTTTTAAAGCCTATCCTCTCTCTCAAATCACTCCCGTCATGGGCAAGTGAAGTGAGGTTGATCTCCCCTTTGTTTTACAAAGACTTGTCTGTGAAGTCCATCTCTAAGTTGTTTAGGAAACGCCTTTGGCTTGGTTTTCTTGGTCAAATTCCGACAAGGATGTCTCTAGTGAACAAGTCTTCAAAGGTGGAGATTATTGAGGACTCCCAAGACATGTCAGTGTTGGACTTGCCAGAGCTGGTGTTGGAATGCATTCTTGAAAAGCTCCCTCCACCTTCACTTTGTCAAATGGCCGGGGTTTGCCGTTCCCTAAGGGAGAGCTGTGTGAGTGATCACCTTTGGGAGAGGCACATGAAACAGAAATGGGGCAGAGTTATTGGTCAAGCTGCTTATAGGGAGTGGAAATGGCATGCTGCTTCTAAAGGGAATGTTGGAACTCTTAGACATGGCAAGCAAAGGAGCTTGTTGAGGCTGGTGTCACTTAGTTGGCCTTTTTCATGGATGAGAACCAAGGTAGATGCAAATAATAGCATCAAGCAGCAAAGTTATTTGCCTCCTGATTCACTCATGACATGGTATCTTGCTCTTGAGACTGGCAATTTCTGGTTTCCTGCTCAGGTCTATAACCGTGAG AATGGCCATGTTGGATTTATGTTGTCATGCTATGATGCTGAGCTTAGCTATGATCCTCACACTGACACCTTCCAGGCCAG ATATCCACCACATGGAAGAAGGGCAGTTGCAGTAGAGCATGGCATTCCATGGGAAAGGCTAAGAGCACCACCTGTTGATACTCCTCCACATGATCTTCATATTTCTGATTGTCTATATGATTTGCATCCCGGTGATCACGTAGAGATTCAGtggagaagaaacaaagaatttCCTTATG GTTGGTGGTATGGTGTTGTAGGCCACTTGGAAGTATGCGATGGGAATGAAAATTACTGCCGTTGTCATAGTAGTG ACACAGTGGTGCTAGAGTTCAATCAGTACAATCCTGACTCGCGTTGGGGGAAAACAACTATAAGTAGAAGAGATCATAGAGAGGAAGGAAATGAAGCAGATGGTTTTTATGGAGGAATCAGAAAGATTAAGAGTGAGACTGAGATTTCCATTTGGAAAAGCATTTGGCCTTCTGAAGTCTTGGACTAA